Proteins from a genomic interval of Nitrospina gracilis Nb-211:
- a CDS encoding endonuclease domain-containing protein produces the protein MTSSDFHKHLRRNLTDAERKLWGALRNRQLQGNKFRRQVPLATYVVDFVCMEKQVVVEVDGGQHLDSAKDAKRTAALEDQGFQVLRFWNNEVLQNLDGVLQVILENLEKR, from the coding sequence ATGACATCTTCCGATTTTCACAAACACCTGCGGCGTAATCTTACCGATGCCGAACGCAAACTGTGGGGTGCGTTGCGGAATCGCCAACTGCAAGGTAACAAGTTTCGCCGACAGGTCCCCTTGGCGACGTATGTGGTGGATTTCGTCTGCATGGAAAAGCAGGTGGTGGTGGAAGTGGATGGAGGCCAGCATTTGGACAGCGCAAAGGATGCCAAGCGAACGGCGGCTTTAGAAGATCAAGGCTTTCAAGTATTGCGGTTCTGGAACAACGAGGTTTTGCAGAATCTGGATGGCGTACTGCAGGTGATCTTGGAGAATCTGGAAAAGAGGTAG
- a CDS encoding PQQ-dependent sugar dehydrogenase, which yields MLKPVRRSKTFGMVCLGLLWLSLEGCSWAKDRDYENLLQNQLKYPKDLQITVFAEAPKARHMAYDDQGVLFLSQTKAGKVVALPDADGDGKADRAVPIMTGGNGPHGLAFLQLDSGYYLYIAEEHRVVRLKRTAKPFTFGKPEVIVSDIPSGGHSTRTIKFQDGKLYLSVGSSCNVCIEEHPWRSAIIRFDVDGKNEEVFARGLRNSVGIEFSPYTGELWGVNNGRDWLGDDHPREELNIIRRGQHYGWPYCYEDRVPDPDFGDRYDCKLTEPPAHTFTAHMAPLGLEFYKEGALPARYNNSLFISFHGSWNRSVPAGYQVRRLQLDAQGNIQSEEVFIEGWLQPDGSKAGRPVDSIVSPKGELLVSDDYLGVVYRITAK from the coding sequence ATGTTGAAACCTGTTAGGCGATCCAAAACTTTCGGTATGGTCTGCCTGGGCCTGCTCTGGCTGTCCCTGGAGGGATGTAGCTGGGCCAAGGACCGGGACTACGAAAATCTCCTTCAAAATCAATTGAAATACCCGAAAGACCTGCAAATCACCGTCTTCGCCGAAGCGCCCAAGGCCCGCCACATGGCGTATGACGATCAGGGCGTGCTGTTCCTTTCCCAGACCAAGGCGGGCAAGGTGGTGGCCCTGCCGGATGCGGACGGCGACGGCAAGGCCGACCGGGCGGTGCCGATCATGACGGGCGGCAACGGACCCCACGGCCTCGCCTTTCTGCAGTTGGATTCGGGCTACTACCTCTATATCGCCGAGGAGCACCGGGTGGTGCGGCTGAAACGCACCGCCAAGCCGTTCACCTTCGGCAAGCCGGAGGTCATCGTCTCCGACATCCCCAGCGGCGGCCACTCGACGCGCACCATCAAGTTCCAGGACGGCAAGCTGTATTTGTCGGTCGGCTCCTCCTGCAACGTGTGCATCGAGGAGCACCCGTGGCGCTCCGCCATCATCCGCTTCGACGTGGACGGCAAGAACGAAGAAGTGTTTGCGCGCGGCCTGAGAAATTCCGTCGGCATCGAGTTCTCGCCCTACACCGGCGAGTTGTGGGGCGTCAACAACGGCAGGGACTGGCTGGGCGACGACCATCCGCGGGAGGAACTCAACATCATCCGCCGGGGCCAACACTACGGCTGGCCCTACTGTTATGAAGACCGCGTACCCGATCCCGATTTCGGCGACCGCTACGACTGCAAATTGACCGAACCCCCGGCCCACACCTTCACCGCGCACATGGCGCCGCTGGGTCTCGAGTTCTATAAGGAAGGCGCTCTGCCCGCGCGGTACAACAACAGCCTCTTCATTTCCTTCCACGGATCGTGGAACCGCTCGGTGCCCGCCGGGTACCAGGTGCGGCGACTGCAACTGGACGCACAGGGAAACATTCAGTCGGAAGAGGTGTTCATCGAGGGCTGGTTGCAGCCGGACGGTTCCAAGGCCGGGCGGCCGGTGGACTCGATTGTCTCACCCAAAGGCGAACTGCTGGTTTCCGACGACTACCTCGGCGTGGTGTACCGCATCACCGCAAAATGA
- a CDS encoding formylglycine-generating enzyme family protein, whose protein sequence is MNLRRQHIPGHRRPFWLCAMLLWLLAACTPPAPEGMVLIPDGYFSMGTDEVDEEGHALSLGLNKPWYADESPQHRVRLPAYYIDKYEVTNLQYYIFTQATDHRTPPGWNGPKYPKGRDHYPVTQVNFYDAAAYAKWAGKRLPTEMEWEKAARGPNVIDYPWGNQFDFSKANVSDSPRNKRGHGLEPIGQHPDGASPYGVEDMIGNVWEWIWDYYLPYSGNTETNLKFPKDVVVVRGLSYMGVGHFPEKEYKKVVALKSRVSYRENLHPILRKPDVGFRCVKEVPSTLEMLFGDWSSEPVSADNTNKP, encoded by the coding sequence ATGAACCTTCGCCGTCAACATATACCGGGTCACCGCAGACCGTTCTGGTTGTGCGCGATGTTGCTGTGGCTCCTGGCCGCATGCACACCGCCCGCGCCGGAAGGCATGGTGCTGATTCCCGACGGCTACTTCAGCATGGGCACGGACGAAGTGGATGAAGAAGGCCATGCGCTGTCGCTCGGCCTCAACAAGCCGTGGTACGCCGACGAGTCGCCGCAACACCGCGTGCGCCTGCCTGCGTACTACATCGATAAGTACGAAGTCACCAACCTGCAATACTACATTTTCACCCAGGCGACGGACCACCGCACGCCGCCCGGCTGGAACGGACCGAAGTATCCCAAGGGCCGTGACCATTATCCGGTGACGCAGGTGAACTTTTACGACGCGGCGGCTTACGCCAAGTGGGCGGGCAAGCGCCTGCCGACGGAGATGGAATGGGAAAAGGCGGCGCGCGGGCCGAACGTCATCGACTACCCCTGGGGCAACCAGTTCGATTTCTCCAAGGCCAACGTCAGCGACTCGCCACGCAATAAACGCGGACACGGGCTGGAACCCATCGGCCAGCACCCGGACGGCGCGAGTCCCTACGGCGTCGAGGACATGATCGGCAACGTGTGGGAATGGATCTGGGATTACTACCTGCCCTATTCCGGCAATACCGAGACCAACCTGAAGTTTCCGAAGGACGTCGTCGTGGTGCGCGGGTTGTCGTATATGGGCGTCGGGCACTTCCCGGAGAAGGAATACAAAAAGGTAGTGGCGCTCAAGTCGCGCGTGTCCTACCGCGAAAACCTGCACCCCATCCTGCGCAAGCCGGATGTCGGCTTCCGTTGCGTGAAGGAAGTGCCGTCCACACTGGAGATGCTGTTCGGCGACTGGTCCAGCGAACCCGTTTCCGCCGACAACACGAACAAACCGTGA
- a CDS encoding methyltransferase domain-containing protein yields MDATSPPFPDSLKALIAAVERETHWSPQRAAQILREADITPQDLMPWAYFDHPAKDSYGRRLVHDGGHYEMLVMSWNPGDVSALHDHGYAQWGAVKVFGPAEHASFWLINGELHTQSRTRLKPGDVLHVGHEWVHQMGNTSGIQFLTFHLYGCVGRRGGITANARVFDLDASQVHLTDNGVFFALPESAINARIAGPMPDFMTHFRHQVELKHRLDRMRAASDTQSLPPLLDTRDQRVADDLFDAKHWDAFEHDLFLHVDTGTGCMTDLGYWQRLRQEVQTVAALQEKLREETDRGDPFDTYAELYDAVVGEPCLDSFMESYLEFAFRKYNLLSKGGRFLSLGCGTGMVENHLVRRGRVPKDRMHGIDKSPAMVKVAKERINAWEGDLLELDEKNAWDVTYNGLNVFQYLRPKEMERAVHVAARITRPGGYFVGDFITPDHIRVYPHVIRSNCGRVISLRQPELIEQEGHIFQRSAILNVSKLHGTLQITDEGRHLRCLPSVTRVRGWFEKAFRGPVDVYDAATLYPLNPSDETCWSTRYLVIAKKK; encoded by the coding sequence ATGGATGCGACATCTCCGCCCTTTCCCGATTCCCTGAAAGCCCTGATCGCCGCCGTCGAGCGCGAAACGCACTGGAGCCCCCAGCGCGCCGCCCAGATTCTGCGCGAAGCGGACATCACCCCGCAGGACCTCATGCCGTGGGCGTATTTCGATCACCCGGCCAAGGACAGCTACGGCCGCCGGCTGGTGCACGACGGCGGGCATTACGAGATGCTGGTGATGTCGTGGAACCCCGGCGATGTCTCCGCCCTGCACGATCACGGTTACGCGCAATGGGGCGCGGTGAAGGTGTTCGGCCCGGCGGAGCACGCCTCGTTCTGGCTGATCAACGGCGAGTTGCACACGCAGTCGCGCACGCGCCTGAAACCCGGCGACGTCCTCCACGTCGGCCACGAGTGGGTGCACCAGATGGGCAACACGTCCGGCATTCAGTTCCTCACGTTTCATCTGTACGGATGCGTCGGGCGGCGCGGGGGCATCACCGCCAACGCGCGCGTGTTCGATCTCGACGCCAGCCAGGTGCACCTCACCGACAACGGCGTGTTCTTCGCCCTGCCGGAGTCCGCCATCAACGCGCGCATCGCCGGGCCCATGCCGGATTTCATGACGCACTTCCGCCACCAGGTGGAGTTGAAGCACCGCCTCGACCGCATGCGCGCCGCCTCGGACACGCAATCCCTGCCTCCTCTCTTGGACACGCGCGACCAGCGCGTCGCCGACGACCTGTTCGACGCAAAGCACTGGGACGCGTTCGAGCACGACCTGTTTCTGCACGTGGACACCGGCACCGGGTGCATGACCGACCTCGGCTACTGGCAGAGACTGCGGCAGGAAGTGCAGACCGTCGCCGCGCTTCAGGAGAAACTGCGCGAGGAGACGGACCGCGGCGATCCCTTCGACACCTACGCGGAGCTGTACGACGCGGTGGTCGGCGAGCCGTGCCTCGACAGCTTCATGGAAAGCTACCTCGAGTTCGCCTTCCGCAAATACAACCTGCTCAGCAAGGGCGGGCGGTTTTTGTCACTGGGATGCGGCACCGGCATGGTGGAAAACCATCTGGTGCGGCGCGGCCGCGTGCCGAAAGACCGCATGCACGGCATCGACAAGTCGCCGGCGATGGTGAAGGTCGCGAAGGAACGCATCAACGCATGGGAGGGGGATCTTTTGGAGCTGGACGAAAAAAACGCGTGGGACGTCACCTACAACGGGCTCAACGTATTTCAATACCTCAGGCCGAAAGAGATGGAGCGGGCCGTTCACGTGGCGGCGCGCATCACCCGGCCCGGCGGGTATTTCGTCGGCGACTTCATCACGCCGGACCACATCCGCGTCTATCCGCACGTCATCCGCTCGAACTGCGGCAGGGTCATCTCGCTCCGCCAGCCGGAGTTGATTGAGCAGGAAGGGCACATCTTCCAGCGGAGCGCGATCCTGAACGTGAGTAAACTGCACGGCACCTTGCAGATCACCGATGAAGGGCGCCACCTGCGTTGCCTGCCGTCGGTCACGCGCGTGCGCGGCTGGTTCGAAAAGGCGTTCCGCGGTCCCGTCGATGTGTACGACGCCGCGACGCTCTATCCCCTCAATCCCTCCGACGAAACCTGCTGGTCCACCCGTTATCTTGTGATCGCAAAGAAGAAATAA
- a CDS encoding amino acid ABC transporter ATP-binding protein gives MIRVEGLTKRIGDHTLLRGIDLDVPTGGVHVVIGPSGAGKSCLLRCIAALESFEEGRVRVDDLEIAGTETDGHRAPDPKRVRALRIRVGMVFQQFNLFPHMTVLQNLIEAPTQVLGMKRGEAEAKARALLGKVHLHNLSHRYPGDLSGGEQQRVAIARTLAMNPTCVLIDEPTSALDPEMVGEVLRVLRELADEGMTMLIVTHEMDFARSVADRVVMLDRGEVVEEGEPETFFTTPSTDRARNFLKRLLER, from the coding sequence ATGATCCGCGTCGAAGGGCTGACCAAACGCATTGGCGACCACACACTCTTGCGTGGCATCGATCTGGACGTGCCGACCGGCGGCGTGCACGTGGTGATCGGTCCGTCCGGCGCAGGCAAGAGTTGCCTGTTGCGTTGCATCGCCGCGCTGGAATCGTTTGAGGAAGGCCGCGTGCGGGTGGATGATCTGGAAATCGCGGGCACCGAAACCGACGGCCACCGCGCGCCGGACCCGAAACGCGTGCGCGCCCTGCGCATCCGTGTCGGCATGGTGTTCCAGCAGTTCAACCTGTTTCCGCACATGACGGTATTGCAGAACCTCATCGAAGCGCCGACGCAGGTGCTGGGCATGAAGCGTGGCGAGGCTGAGGCAAAAGCGCGCGCTCTTTTGGGCAAGGTGCACCTGCACAACCTGTCGCACCGTTACCCCGGCGATCTCTCCGGCGGCGAACAGCAACGCGTGGCCATCGCCCGCACACTGGCTATGAATCCGACTTGCGTGCTGATCGACGAGCCGACTTCGGCGCTCGATCCGGAAATGGTGGGCGAGGTTCTGCGTGTTCTGCGGGAACTGGCGGACGAAGGCATGACGATGTTGATCGTGACGCACGAGATGGATTTTGCCCGTAGCGTGGCGGACCGGGTGGTGATGCTCGACCGCGGCGAGGTGGTGGAGGAGGGCGAACCGGAGACATTTTTCACCACGCCTTCGACGGACCGCGCCCGAAATTTTCTAAAAAGGCTTCTGGAACGCTGA
- a CDS encoding ParB/RepB/Spo0J family partition protein, producing MTDQQATQSDRVLREAIVPDGFTAFGMDPVPGELVESIRALGITHPLVLIPHGDGFRVVCGHRRFQAAQVLGLDTVPAHLVEAMSDVDRLIWNLQENRAHRRYTDIEKGRILHRLHTAGIEEAALATGVLPILGEPKTRKRAVDLLSVCVFTESFQGLMHELNIPLRVFAVMAKWGDADRSVAESLFSQLRPGHNKWRAVLETVDEIATRDGIAPAEVLDHATIVKTLGNASLPANEKYDAIFSHLHSQRYPHLSDLQSRVRKAAERLQLDPKTKLKLPENFEQALVKIELKFSTEEELTRQVEKLFGACDADALKELLRTLKDPLA from the coding sequence ATGACAGACCAACAGGCCACGCAAAGCGACCGGGTGCTGCGGGAGGCCATCGTGCCGGACGGGTTCACCGCGTTCGGCATGGACCCGGTGCCCGGCGAACTGGTGGAATCGATCCGCGCCCTCGGCATCACCCACCCGCTGGTGCTGATTCCGCACGGAGACGGGTTCCGCGTGGTATGCGGTCACCGCCGCTTCCAGGCGGCGCAGGTGCTGGGACTGGACACGGTGCCCGCCCACCTGGTGGAGGCGATGTCCGACGTCGACCGCCTGATTTGGAACCTGCAGGAAAACCGCGCCCACCGCCGTTACACCGACATCGAAAAAGGCCGCATCCTGCACCGCCTGCACACCGCGGGCATCGAGGAAGCGGCGCTGGCGACCGGGGTCCTGCCCATCCTGGGCGAACCGAAAACCAGAAAGCGCGCCGTCGATCTGTTGAGCGTGTGCGTGTTCACCGAATCGTTCCAGGGCCTCATGCACGAACTCAACATCCCCCTGCGCGTGTTCGCGGTGATGGCGAAGTGGGGGGACGCCGATCGCTCTGTCGCCGAGAGTCTGTTCTCCCAACTGCGGCCGGGGCACAACAAGTGGCGCGCCGTGCTGGAGACGGTGGACGAGATCGCCACCCGCGACGGCATCGCGCCCGCCGAGGTGCTGGACCACGCCACGATTGTAAAAACGCTGGGCAACGCGTCGCTTCCCGCAAACGAGAAGTACGACGCGATTTTTTCCCACCTGCACAGCCAGCGTTATCCGCACCTGTCCGATCTGCAAAGCCGCGTGCGCAAGGCCGCCGAGCGTCTGCAGTTGGACCCGAAAACGAAACTGAAACTGCCGGAAAATTTCGAGCAGGCTCTTGTCAAAATCGAATTGAAGTTTTCTACTGAGGAAGAGTTGACCCGTCAGGTCGAAAAGCTGTTCGGCGCGTGTGACGCGGATGCGCTGAAAGAACTCCTGCGAACCCTGAAAGATCCTCTTGCATAA
- a CDS encoding ABC transporter substrate-binding protein/permease, translating to MKPFQTWGIVFLWALVWGVPAHATGTLEQVREQGVLLWGADAEGGAPYVFPDPKNPSRLIGFEVDLAHAIAQELGVTARMVQNDWGTLVPALQRGDFHVAMNGLEWTEERARAVDLSRPYYIYEQQLVVRAGDTRIDKLSDLSGMTAGTLVNSVAHAMLKKIKGVTVRVYQGQVEPYRDLKLGRLDAVLLDLPIALHYAAPNPAFRFAGPPVGEGLYVIAVRQGNHDLLNAVNTAIGKLYDDGTLQSIYQKWNLWNDTQRALAERDHAARRVFDFDEDKAMQEYLWILMKGAGMTVVISVLAMMLAVALGLVLTGMRQLGGPILRGMAATYIEIVRGTPLLLQLYIIYYGLPNIGIRLDAFTAAVVGLGMNYAAYEAEVYRGGLKAVAKGQWEAALSLGMTPFMIYRRILIPQAVRVVLPPVTNDFISLFKDTSLVSIIAIVELTKSYNMLAVSSMRFLELGLLTGLLYLMMAYPLSLLSTHLERRLQTA from the coding sequence ATGAAGCCTTTTCAAACGTGGGGGATCGTTTTTCTCTGGGCTCTGGTGTGGGGCGTCCCGGCCCACGCCACCGGCACGCTGGAGCAGGTGCGCGAACAGGGGGTCCTGTTGTGGGGCGCCGATGCCGAAGGCGGCGCGCCGTACGTCTTTCCCGATCCAAAAAACCCCTCGCGTCTCATCGGCTTCGAAGTCGATCTCGCTCATGCCATCGCGCAGGAACTGGGTGTCACCGCGCGCATGGTGCAGAACGACTGGGGCACGCTCGTCCCCGCCCTTCAACGCGGCGACTTCCACGTGGCGATGAACGGCCTCGAATGGACCGAAGAACGCGCCCGTGCGGTGGACCTCTCGCGTCCCTACTACATCTACGAACAGCAGTTGGTGGTGCGCGCCGGCGACACGCGCATCGACAAGTTGAGCGACCTTTCCGGCATGACGGCGGGCACGCTGGTGAACTCCGTCGCCCACGCCATGCTCAAAAAAATAAAGGGCGTCACCGTGCGCGTGTATCAGGGGCAGGTGGAGCCGTACCGCGACCTGAAACTGGGGCGGCTGGACGCGGTTCTGCTGGACCTGCCGATTGCGTTGCACTACGCCGCACCGAACCCCGCGTTTCGTTTCGCCGGGCCGCCGGTGGGGGAGGGGCTGTACGTCATCGCCGTGCGCCAGGGCAATCACGATTTGTTGAACGCGGTCAACACTGCCATCGGCAAACTGTACGATGATGGCACCCTGCAATCGATTTATCAAAAATGGAATCTGTGGAACGACACCCAGCGCGCGCTGGCGGAGCGGGATCACGCGGCCAGGCGGGTGTTCGACTTTGACGAGGACAAGGCCATGCAGGAATACCTGTGGATACTGATGAAAGGTGCGGGCATGACGGTGGTCATCTCCGTGCTTGCCATGATGCTGGCGGTGGCGCTGGGGCTGGTGCTGACCGGCATGCGGCAGTTGGGCGGACCCATCCTGCGCGGCATGGCGGCGACCTATATCGAGATCGTGCGCGGCACGCCGCTGTTGTTGCAACTCTACATCATCTATTACGGCCTGCCCAACATCGGCATCCGCCTCGATGCCTTCACCGCCGCCGTCGTCGGGCTCGGCATGAACTACGCCGCATACGAGGCGGAAGTGTACCGTGGCGGGCTGAAGGCCGTGGCGAAAGGACAATGGGAGGCGGCGTTGTCGCTTGGCATGACGCCGTTCATGATCTACCGCCGCATCCTCATCCCGCAGGCGGTGCGTGTGGTTCTGCCGCCGGTCACCAACGATTTCATCTCGCTGTTCAAGGACACGTCGTTGGTGTCCATCATCGCCATCGTCGAGCTGACGAAAAGTTACAACATGCTGGCCGTGTCCTCCATGCGTTTTCTGGAACTGGGACTGCTCACCGGCCTGCTGTATTTGATGATGGCGTATCCGCTGTCGTTGTTGTCCACGCACCTGGAGCGGAGGTTGCAGACGGCATGA
- the uvrC gene encoding excinuclease ABC subunit UvrC, translated as MPPSDFIKDILKTIPKVPGIYIMKDKAGEILYIGKAKSLYPRVRSYFTESRDHAPRTRIFVRKVADIKFLTTKTEQEALILESNFVKKHQPRYNVMLKDDKHYPYLRLTTQETYPRLEVVRRVRKDGATYFGPYTMVREVRETIRLIYKIFPLRQSSDELDGTPKRRPCLNYHMKRCLAPCAALVSPEDYAKVVNDVILFLKGRNTELIDSLKEKMNAASEGQRYEEAAVYRDKIEAVNTVLDKQRIISTGMENQDVLACYTESKATMVQVLIVRNGKLLAEKLFKMNNPSEEDDAQTLASFIKQYYADETILPSEILVSQEIEDRELLEDWLSEKRQARVKIEVPQRGKKRSLVQMAEENARFAMRAEMDKGDVATRSLEELRETLGLKNFPKTIEGFDISNIGGTHAVGSMVYFHNAKAEKSKYRRFKIKTVEGIDDYAMLTEVMTRRYARLLDEDKPLPDLILIDGGKGHLNTGYRVLQSLELEGRIDLACIAKGKFRSNLDTDEVFLVRKKEPVWFKENSPSRFLLQRVRDEAHRFAIDYHRSLRGKNALKSPLQNIPGIGKKRHLLLLKTFGSLENIKHASLEDLQKLPGVTEPLARKIKEAVAN; from the coding sequence TTGCCCCCGAGTGATTTCATAAAAGACATTCTGAAAACCATCCCGAAAGTTCCCGGCATTTATATCATGAAAGACAAGGCCGGAGAAATCCTTTATATCGGGAAGGCCAAGTCGCTGTACCCCCGCGTGCGGTCGTATTTCACCGAGTCGCGCGACCACGCCCCGCGCACGCGCATCTTCGTGCGCAAGGTGGCGGACATCAAGTTCCTCACCACCAAGACGGAGCAGGAAGCGCTGATCCTCGAAAGCAATTTCGTCAAAAAGCATCAGCCGCGCTACAACGTGATGCTGAAGGACGACAAGCATTACCCTTACCTGCGCCTGACCACACAGGAGACGTATCCCCGACTGGAAGTGGTGCGGCGCGTCAGAAAAGACGGCGCGACCTACTTCGGTCCCTACACCATGGTGCGCGAGGTGCGGGAGACCATCCGCCTCATCTACAAAATCTTTCCGCTGAGACAGAGCAGTGACGAACTCGACGGCACCCCCAAACGGCGGCCGTGCCTCAACTATCACATGAAGCGGTGCCTCGCGCCGTGCGCGGCGCTCGTTTCACCGGAAGATTACGCCAAGGTGGTCAACGACGTCATCCTGTTCCTCAAAGGCAGAAATACGGAACTCATCGACAGCCTCAAAGAAAAAATGAACGCCGCGTCGGAAGGGCAACGCTACGAAGAGGCGGCGGTGTACCGCGACAAGATCGAGGCGGTCAACACCGTGCTCGACAAGCAACGCATCATCTCCACCGGCATGGAGAACCAGGACGTCCTCGCCTGCTACACGGAATCGAAAGCCACCATGGTGCAGGTGCTCATCGTGAGGAACGGCAAACTGCTCGCCGAAAAGCTGTTCAAGATGAACAACCCGAGCGAGGAAGACGACGCGCAAACGCTCGCGTCGTTCATCAAGCAGTACTACGCCGACGAAACCATCCTGCCTTCGGAGATCCTGGTGTCGCAGGAGATCGAGGACCGCGAACTGCTGGAAGACTGGCTGAGCGAAAAACGGCAGGCGCGGGTGAAAATTGAAGTCCCGCAACGCGGCAAGAAGCGCTCGCTGGTGCAGATGGCGGAAGAGAACGCACGCTTCGCCATGCGCGCCGAAATGGACAAGGGCGACGTCGCCACGCGCAGTCTGGAAGAATTGCGCGAGACACTCGGCCTCAAAAACTTCCCGAAGACCATCGAGGGTTTCGACATCTCCAACATCGGCGGCACGCACGCGGTGGGATCGATGGTCTATTTCCACAACGCCAAGGCGGAGAAAAGCAAGTACCGGCGGTTCAAGATCAAGACGGTGGAGGGCATCGACGACTACGCCATGCTGACGGAAGTGATGACCCGGCGGTACGCGCGCCTGCTCGATGAAGACAAGCCGTTGCCCGACCTCATCCTGATCGACGGCGGCAAGGGCCACCTCAACACCGGCTACAGGGTGTTGCAGAGCCTGGAGTTGGAGGGACGCATCGACCTTGCCTGCATCGCCAAGGGCAAGTTCCGCAGTAACCTCGATACCGACGAAGTGTTCCTGGTGAGGAAGAAGGAGCCAGTGTGGTTCAAGGAGAATTCGCCGTCGCGGTTTTTACTGCAACGCGTGCGCGACGAGGCGCACCGCTTCGCCATCGACTACCACCGCAGTCTGCGCGGCAAGAATGCGCTGAAGTCGCCCCTGCAGAACATCCCCGGCATCGGCAAGAAGCGCCACCTGCTCCTGCTCAAAACCTTCGGCAGTCTGGAGAACATCAAGCACGCTTCGCTGGAAGACCTGCAAAAACTCCCCGGCGTCACCGAACCGTTAGCCAGGAAGATCAAGGAAGCGGTGGCGAATTAA
- a CDS encoding FRG domain-containing protein encodes MEIIELESWEEFEQAIEEEHQEILKLKKDNPLHFSDLLFRGHANADWKLTTTLERFCYAKNLPFEWPWKKYHRTLLGILPSVLSLTSHNYKLDQKFELDPVFPLPPGYDFMIYARHHGFPSPMLDWTRSPYVAAFFAFNSPFLNEKISIFSFREYFGNAKGYSATMPTIKGLGPYVTAHKRHFLQQCLYTICHKNDNETQVYCSHQDAQFGEDQDRLKKYILPATEREKVLRKLDFMNINAFSLFGNEEGLMDWLAYREIEKRLGEGL; translated from the coding sequence ATGGAAATCATCGAATTGGAAAGCTGGGAGGAATTTGAGCAGGCGATTGAGGAGGAGCACCAAGAGATATTAAAATTAAAGAAAGACAATCCACTCCATTTTTCCGATTTGCTATTCAGGGGGCATGCTAATGCGGATTGGAAATTAACGACAACCTTGGAAAGGTTTTGTTACGCAAAAAATTTGCCGTTTGAATGGCCTTGGAAAAAGTACCATAGAACCTTATTAGGAATTCTGCCTTCGGTTCTTTCTTTAACTTCTCACAATTACAAATTAGATCAAAAATTCGAATTGGATCCAGTATTTCCATTGCCCCCCGGTTATGACTTCATGATTTATGCTAGGCACCATGGTTTTCCCTCGCCAATGTTGGATTGGACCCGCTCCCCTTATGTTGCTGCCTTCTTTGCCTTTAATAGTCCTTTCTTAAATGAAAAAATATCAATTTTTTCATTTAGAGAATACTTCGGAAACGCAAAGGGATATTCAGCAACCATGCCAACAATTAAGGGTCTTGGGCCATATGTTACAGCCCATAAAAGGCATTTTTTACAACAGTGTCTTTATACGATTTGTCATAAGAACGACAATGAAACTCAGGTCTATTGTTCACACCAAGATGCGCAGTTTGGCGAAGATCAGGATCGATTGAAAAAATATATCCTCCCTGCCACCGAAAGGGAAAAGGTCCTCAGAAAACTGGATTTCATGAATATAAATGCCTTTTCACTTTTTGGAAATGAAGAAGGTTTGATGGACTGGCTGGCTTACCGGGAAATTGAAAAGCGTTTGGGTGAGGGCCTTTAG